One genomic window of Luteitalea pratensis includes the following:
- a CDS encoding four helix bundle protein — translation MSTQPRDLTERSLQFSRDLLLFIEREQERRVFPPRLLDQLMRAGTSIGAQNAEADSAISRKHLLSLRARALQEATETQYWLKVLASADRSDSAESIQKLTGQASELVAILTTCVKRLRGQ, via the coding sequence ATGTCCACGCAGCCACGCGACTTGACCGAGCGTTCGCTCCAGTTCTCTCGCGATCTCTTGTTGTTCATCGAGAGGGAGCAGGAGCGCCGTGTGTTCCCTCCCAGACTGCTCGATCAGTTGATGCGCGCAGGAACTTCCATCGGCGCGCAGAACGCGGAGGCAGATTCTGCGATCTCGCGCAAGCACCTGCTCTCCCTCCGTGCCCGCGCGCTGCAGGAAGCAACCGAGACGCAGTACTGGTTGAAAGTACTCGCGTCAGCAGACCGGTCGGACTCGGCGGAATCGATCCAGAAGCTGACGGGTCAAGCCTCCGAGTTGGTTGCGATTCTCACCACCTGCGTCAAGCGCCTCCGCGGTCAGTAG